One Brassica napus cultivar Da-Ae chromosome A1, Da-Ae, whole genome shotgun sequence genomic region harbors:
- the LOC106444881 gene encoding DEK domain-containing chromatin-associated protein 3-like isoform X1, whose protein sequence is MGEEDSKAAVEPTATKTTSLEKPSEAVAGNKEENAGGKETQEVKKDEEKAEPEKMEIDAETEKMEEDATVTKDEGHAEATNMDEDENADGKKKQTDDGVSGGGKVKDTVMKENVESKDSDNVKDDEKQETKDAADHKKAGKESEEDVKDEGEKANGTKQEEEKLVDGDKGTENTENVETVDEDKEVQTVEEDPKVETVDEKEKEDSAKEQNEEGLVEEEKEVEDMEEDKIEKVEEGTVKDEDDKEDEKEEIKDDKEDEKAESGDDKEDEKEESKGSKKRGKGKSSGKKVGEKTKKDAEPKTPFSDRPVRERKSVERLVAVIDRDSSKEFHIEKGKGAYLKDIPNVAYKVTRKKSDEILKLLHTILFARRGKAAQIKTNILGFSGFVWHGNEEKAREKIKEKLDKCNKEKLWEFCDVFDIHVSKATTKKEDIITKLIEFLEKPHVKSDVAANEKDKSSTGAKRKRTPKQSSPAAGSSSSKRSAKRKRKSGEGTKATKKILADSEDESEEEKEEEEKEKNAEEEVKNKEEENENGIPDKSEDEAPQPSESDEKDDSEEHSEEETPKKKRRSKVSAGKKESAGRARSKKPAVAAKSSPPEKVTQKRSSAKRKKTDDDSDASPKASSKRKKSEKATKAPAPSKEKPEVKSAGKGKEKTKGPSDKVLKKAIVEILKRVDFNTATFTDILKELGKDFKEDLTPRKSSIKVMIQSELTKLAEEVDEQEEVDEKKEDDAEKEKAVAEEEEEEEKKEENAEKEKAIGSASAEEEEKKEENAEKEEKEKAGGSAVAEEVKEGDHAEKEKAGGSTGTEEVKKEASAEKEKA, encoded by the exons ATGGGAGAAGAGGATTCAAAGGCGGCCGTTGAGCCAACAGCAACAAAGACTACTTCTCTTGAAAAGCCATCAGAGGCTGTGGCAGGAAACAAGGAGGAGAATGCTGGAGGAAAGGAAACACAAGAAGTTAAGAAGGATGAGGAGAAGGCTGAACCTGAGAAAATGGAGATAGATGCTGAGACTGAAAAAATGGAAGAAGATGCTACGGTCACCAAAGATGAGGGACATGCAGAGGCGACCAACATGGATGAGGATGAGAATGCTGATGGAAAGAAAAAGCAAACTGATGATGGTGTTTCTGGAGGTGGTAAGGTGAAAGATACTGTAATGAAGGAAAATGTGGAATCTAAAGACAGCGACAATGTCAAAGATGATGAAAAGCAAGAGACTAAAGATGCAGCAGACCACAAGAAAGCTGGGAAAGAATCAGAGGAGGACGTGAAAGATGAAGGTGaaaaagcaaatggaacaaaGCAGGAGGAGGAGAAGCTGGTAGATGGAGACAAAGGGACAGAAAACACTGAAAATGTGGAGACTGTGGATGAAGATAAAGAGGTGCAGACTGTGGAGGAAGACCCAAAAGTGGAGACTGTGGATGAAAAGGAGAAGGAGGATAGTGCAAAAGAGCAGAATGAAGAGGGCTTGGTtgaggaagaaaaagaagtgGAAGATATGGAAGAAGATAAAATAGAGAAAGTTGAAGAGGGAACTGTAAAGGATGAGGATGACAAGGAAgatgaaaaagaagagataaaaGATGACAAGGAAGATGAAAAAGCTGAGAGCGGTGATGACAaggaagatgagaaagaagagagcaagGGTTCTAAAAAGCGTGGTAAGGGAAAGAGTTCTGGGAAGAAGGTTGGCGAGAAGACAAAAAAGGACGCAGAACCGAAGACTCCTTTCTCTGACCGCCCTGTGCGTGAGCGGAAATCTGTTGAGAGGCTTGTCGCAGTGATTGATAGAGACTCTTCCAAAGAGTTCCATATTGAAAAG GGGAAAGGTGCATATCTCAAAGATATTCCCAACG TTGCATACAAGGTAACTAGGAAGAAGTCGGATGAAATTTTGAAGTTGCTGCACACAATTCTATTTGCGAGGAGAGGGAAG GCTGCTCAGATCAAGACAAACATATTGGGATTCTCAGGCTTTGTTTGGCATGGAAATGAG GAAAAGGcaagagagaaaataaaagaaaagctTGATAAATGTAACAAAGAAAAACTGTGGGAGTTTTGCGATGTGTTTGACATACATGTTTCCAAGGCTACAACAAAGAAG GAAGATATTATTACAAAACTGATTGAGTTTTTGGAGAAACCTCATGTGAAAAGCGACGTTGCAGCTAATGAGAAAGATAAG TCAAGTACTGGAGCTAAGCGCAAGAGAACTCCCAAGCAAAGCTCGCCTGCTGCTGGGAGTTCATCCTCCAAACGATCAGCAAAG AGAAAACGAAAGTCTGGAGAAGGAACAAAGGCTACCAAAAAGATTTTAGCTGATTCTGAAGATGAGTctgaagaggagaaagaggaagaagagaaggagaagaatgcAGAAGAGGAAGTTAAGAACAAAGAGGAGGAGAATGAAAACGGTATTCCTGACAAATCTGAGGATGAGGCACCTCAACCTTCTGAAAGCGATGAGAAAGATGATTCTGAGGAGCATTCTGAGGAAGAAACGCCAAAGAAGAAGCGTCGTTCGAAAGTGTCAGCTGGGAAGAAAGAATCAGCAGGGAGAGCTAGAAGCAAGAAACCTGCAGTTGCTGCGAAGTCAAGTCCACCTGAGAAAGTTACACAGAAGCGATCATCAGCAAAACGAAAGAAGACAGATGATGACAGTGATGCAAGTCCAAAGGCGTCTTCTAAGAGGAAGAAGTCTGAAAAAGCTACCAAGGCCCCAGCCCCTTCAAAAGAGAAGCCAG AAGTGAAAAGTGCtggaaaaggaaaagagaaaacCAAAGGGCCAAGCGATAAAGTGCTGAAAAAAGCGATCGTTGAGATTTTGAAAAGGGTGGATTTTAATACG GCTACATTCACGGACATCCTCAAAGAACTGG GTAAGGACTTCAAAGAAGATCTCACCCCAAGAAAGTCATCTATAAAGGTGATGATCCAAAGCGAGCTCACCAAACTAGCAGAAGAGGTTGATGAACAAGAGGAAGTGGAcgagaagaaagaagatgatgCAGAGAAGGAGAAAGCAGTagctgaggaggaggaggaggaggagaagaaagaagagaatgcAGAGAAGGAGAAAGCAATAGGGTCTGCTTCTgctgaggaggaggagaagaaagaagagaatgcagagaaggaggagaaggagaaagCAGGAGGGTCTGCTGTTGCTGAGGAGGTGAAGGAAGGAGATCATGCAGAGAAGGAGAAAGCAGGAGGGTCTACTGGTACTGAGGAGGTGAAGAAAGAAGCGAGTGCAGAGAAGGAGAAAGCATGA
- the LOC106444881 gene encoding DEK domain-containing chromatin-associated protein 3-like isoform X2: MGEEDSKAAVEPTATKTTSLEKPSEAVAGNKEENAGGKETQEVKKDEEKAEPEKMEIDAETEKMEEDATVTKDEGHAEATNMDEDENADGKKKQTDDGVSGGGKVKDTVMKENVESKDSDNVKDDEKQETKDAADHKKAGKESEEDVKDEGEKANGTKQEEEKLVDGDKGTENTENVETVDEDKEVQTVEEDPKVETVDEKEKEDSAKEQNEEGLVEEEKEVEDMEEDKIEKVEEGTVKDEDDKEDEKEEIKDDKEDEKAESGDDKEDEKEESKGSKKRGKGKSSGKKVGEKTKKDAEPKTPFSDRPVRERKSVERLVAVIDRDSSKEFHIEKGKGAYLKDIPNVAYKVTRKKSDEILKLLHTILFARRGKAAQIKTNILGFSGFVWHGNEEKAREKIKEKLDKCNKEKLWEFCDVFDIHVSKATTKKEDIITKLIEFLEKPHVKSDVAANEKDKSSTGAKRKRTPKQSSPAAGSSSSKRSAKRKRKSGEGTKATKKILADSEDESEEEKEEEEKEKNAEEEVKNKEEENENGIPDKSEDEAPQPSESDEKDDSEEHSEEETPKKKRRSKVSAGKKESAGRARSKKPAVAAKSSPPEKVTQKRSSAKRKKTDDDSDASPKASSKRKKSEKATKAPAPSKEKPVKSAGKGKEKTKGPSDKVLKKAIVEILKRVDFNTATFTDILKELGKDFKEDLTPRKSSIKVMIQSELTKLAEEVDEQEEVDEKKEDDAEKEKAVAEEEEEEEKKEENAEKEKAIGSASAEEEEKKEENAEKEEKEKAGGSAVAEEVKEGDHAEKEKAGGSTGTEEVKKEASAEKEKA, from the exons ATGGGAGAAGAGGATTCAAAGGCGGCCGTTGAGCCAACAGCAACAAAGACTACTTCTCTTGAAAAGCCATCAGAGGCTGTGGCAGGAAACAAGGAGGAGAATGCTGGAGGAAAGGAAACACAAGAAGTTAAGAAGGATGAGGAGAAGGCTGAACCTGAGAAAATGGAGATAGATGCTGAGACTGAAAAAATGGAAGAAGATGCTACGGTCACCAAAGATGAGGGACATGCAGAGGCGACCAACATGGATGAGGATGAGAATGCTGATGGAAAGAAAAAGCAAACTGATGATGGTGTTTCTGGAGGTGGTAAGGTGAAAGATACTGTAATGAAGGAAAATGTGGAATCTAAAGACAGCGACAATGTCAAAGATGATGAAAAGCAAGAGACTAAAGATGCAGCAGACCACAAGAAAGCTGGGAAAGAATCAGAGGAGGACGTGAAAGATGAAGGTGaaaaagcaaatggaacaaaGCAGGAGGAGGAGAAGCTGGTAGATGGAGACAAAGGGACAGAAAACACTGAAAATGTGGAGACTGTGGATGAAGATAAAGAGGTGCAGACTGTGGAGGAAGACCCAAAAGTGGAGACTGTGGATGAAAAGGAGAAGGAGGATAGTGCAAAAGAGCAGAATGAAGAGGGCTTGGTtgaggaagaaaaagaagtgGAAGATATGGAAGAAGATAAAATAGAGAAAGTTGAAGAGGGAACTGTAAAGGATGAGGATGACAAGGAAgatgaaaaagaagagataaaaGATGACAAGGAAGATGAAAAAGCTGAGAGCGGTGATGACAaggaagatgagaaagaagagagcaagGGTTCTAAAAAGCGTGGTAAGGGAAAGAGTTCTGGGAAGAAGGTTGGCGAGAAGACAAAAAAGGACGCAGAACCGAAGACTCCTTTCTCTGACCGCCCTGTGCGTGAGCGGAAATCTGTTGAGAGGCTTGTCGCAGTGATTGATAGAGACTCTTCCAAAGAGTTCCATATTGAAAAG GGGAAAGGTGCATATCTCAAAGATATTCCCAACG TTGCATACAAGGTAACTAGGAAGAAGTCGGATGAAATTTTGAAGTTGCTGCACACAATTCTATTTGCGAGGAGAGGGAAG GCTGCTCAGATCAAGACAAACATATTGGGATTCTCAGGCTTTGTTTGGCATGGAAATGAG GAAAAGGcaagagagaaaataaaagaaaagctTGATAAATGTAACAAAGAAAAACTGTGGGAGTTTTGCGATGTGTTTGACATACATGTTTCCAAGGCTACAACAAAGAAG GAAGATATTATTACAAAACTGATTGAGTTTTTGGAGAAACCTCATGTGAAAAGCGACGTTGCAGCTAATGAGAAAGATAAG TCAAGTACTGGAGCTAAGCGCAAGAGAACTCCCAAGCAAAGCTCGCCTGCTGCTGGGAGTTCATCCTCCAAACGATCAGCAAAG AGAAAACGAAAGTCTGGAGAAGGAACAAAGGCTACCAAAAAGATTTTAGCTGATTCTGAAGATGAGTctgaagaggagaaagaggaagaagagaaggagaagaatgcAGAAGAGGAAGTTAAGAACAAAGAGGAGGAGAATGAAAACGGTATTCCTGACAAATCTGAGGATGAGGCACCTCAACCTTCTGAAAGCGATGAGAAAGATGATTCTGAGGAGCATTCTGAGGAAGAAACGCCAAAGAAGAAGCGTCGTTCGAAAGTGTCAGCTGGGAAGAAAGAATCAGCAGGGAGAGCTAGAAGCAAGAAACCTGCAGTTGCTGCGAAGTCAAGTCCACCTGAGAAAGTTACACAGAAGCGATCATCAGCAAAACGAAAGAAGACAGATGATGACAGTGATGCAAGTCCAAAGGCGTCTTCTAAGAGGAAGAAGTCTGAAAAAGCTACCAAGGCCCCAGCCCCTTCAAAAGAGAAGCCAG TGAAAAGTGCtggaaaaggaaaagagaaaacCAAAGGGCCAAGCGATAAAGTGCTGAAAAAAGCGATCGTTGAGATTTTGAAAAGGGTGGATTTTAATACG GCTACATTCACGGACATCCTCAAAGAACTGG GTAAGGACTTCAAAGAAGATCTCACCCCAAGAAAGTCATCTATAAAGGTGATGATCCAAAGCGAGCTCACCAAACTAGCAGAAGAGGTTGATGAACAAGAGGAAGTGGAcgagaagaaagaagatgatgCAGAGAAGGAGAAAGCAGTagctgaggaggaggaggaggaggagaagaaagaagagaatgcAGAGAAGGAGAAAGCAATAGGGTCTGCTTCTgctgaggaggaggagaagaaagaagagaatgcagagaaggaggagaaggagaaagCAGGAGGGTCTGCTGTTGCTGAGGAGGTGAAGGAAGGAGATCATGCAGAGAAGGAGAAAGCAGGAGGGTCTACTGGTACTGAGGAGGTGAAGAAAGAAGCGAGTGCAGAGAAGGAGAAAGCATGA